The segment GTAAATTTTTTGTAAGTGCATAAATAAAGCTTTCACCATTAAGCTGGGAGATTTTTTGGAAATTAAGCTCCACAATAGCATCAAATTTTAAGTCAGATAAACTTTTGTATTTGTAATTATTATCAGTAAAAATTTCACCATTAAATTTAGGCATTCCAATTTCATTATTAAATGTCACTAAGATGATTCTTTGGTTATCTTTTTTTTGCTCTAAAGCTTTTTTATATAGGTTGTAGTGGCCTAAATGAAAAGATTCAAAGGAACCAAGAATAAAAATATCATCTTTTTGCGGAGCAAAATCTTGAAATTGGTAAATTATTAAATCGTTCATTTTTAGATAATTTCAAGTTCCTTAAGTTTTAAGTAAGTACCATCATATTCACAATCAAGAGCAATATCTTTAGCTACTTCTTTAATTGGTTGTTTTGCACATTCCATTGCAACACCATAAAATGCATCTTTAAGCATTTCATAGTCATTTTCACTATCGCCAAAAGCTATTAAATTATCAAGAGATAAACCTAATTTATTTGTTAAATATGAAAGAGCATTACTTTTGTTAATTGCAATTGGTCCAACAAAAATACCTTTACTTCAAATGGCAGACACTTCCATTTGAAAGTTATTTTCTTGAATGATTTTGTTTATTTTCTCACTTACTTCATTTGGATGTTCTGTATTTAAAGTAATTACATATAAATCATCTGTACCTAAAACTTCTTTATCAAAGTCATGGTAATTATCTTTAAATGGACGAATAAATCATGAATTTAAATTGACATTAGGTGATTTATAAACCTTATTAAAATCGGTAATTGAAAACCCTCTAACATCATCTTGAATTAAACGGTAAAGTTGAATAACTTCATCTTTAATCAAGGTTTTTTTATACACAAATTCTTTGTTTTGAACATCTCAAATAAAAGTCCCATTTGCTCCGATGAAATAATCTGGGTTTAATTGTTCTAAAAAATCACCAATAGTTGCAAATTCTCTAGCTGTTGCAAGCACAGAAACAATTTTATGCTCTCTTAATTCTTGGAACATTTTTCTAATGTTATTAGAAAAACGCATATGCCCATTTGGTAATAATGTACCATCAACATCAAAAGCTGCAATTTTTACTATATCTTTTATTTTTTTCATAATAACCTCTCAGGAAATACTTTTTTCGGGTAAATTTTACCGTTTTTAAATTCACCAACGGCACAAATTAAACTGGTGCTTTTGTTAATTAATAAAACCTTTTCTAAGTTTTTCATATTAGTGGAAAATGCTTTAATTTCCCTACCAAAAGATAAATCAAGAACCTGCTTTTCATTTAAAACAAAGTTGTTTAAATCAAAAATTAAATCATAAGAAATTTCGCTATATTGTGCAGGTTCTAACTTTTCTAACTTAACTAAACCAACTGCATCTCTTTTAAGATAGCTCATTACCATTTCGGTCTTGCAAAGAGCTGCAATATCTCTTAAAAGAGAGCGAATGTAAGTTCCTTCAGAAACATCAAAAGCAAAGGTAGCTTCTTGTTTTTGATCATCAAATTCAATAAGCGAAGCATTTAATATTTCTATTTTTTGCATTTTAAGCTCTACTTCTTTATTTTCCCTTGCATATACGTAAGCTCTAACCCCATTAATTTTTTTAGCACTATATTTTGGGGGCAATTGTTCTTTAAGTTGCTTGATTTTTTCAAGAGCAATTAAAAGATTTTCCTTAGTTATTAGCACAGGATTTTCTAGTTTATGAATTTGCTCTGCATCTGTATCTAAAGTATCTGAAAAATAGCCAAATTTGCATTTTGCAACATATTTTTTATTTTTGAAGTTAATAAACTCTAAAAGCCTTGTATCTGCATCAGTAGCTACTAAAACTAATCCTTGTGCTAATGGGTCTAAAATTCCAGAATGACCTACTTTTTTAGCACCTAAGCTTCTCCCGAGTTTCCTTACTTCAGAATTTGTATAGACACCACTTTTTTTGTAATATTTATAAAACATTTCTTTACCTCGAATGTGTATTTATATTTTACAAAATTGTCGCAATATCGTTTATAAATATTCAAAAACAAAAATTTAGCTAAACAAAAAGGCACAAAAGTTAATTATTTCTCCATCTAACAATTATTTTTATATGAATAACGGAGGAGGAAAACAAAAAATGTTAATCAAAAACGAAAATAGTTCGTTTCTTTTCGGGAAAAGAGATGAGACTACTAACAAAAAACGCAAAAGAAATTTACTTTGAGCATTGCTCGGTGTTAGTGTTATTAGTTTATTAATAACACCTTTTGTAGTTACTCATTGTGCAAATGTAGAAGAAATCAAAAACAATGAAAAGAAAATTGAAACTTTGAATTGGCAAGTAGCTAAAAGAAAAAATGAAATTAACTTGCTCAAAAATGATTTGGATCACAAAAATAGGCAAATTGAGACTTTAAGTGCCAATATTGCTACCGAAAGGGAAAAGTTAATTACAGCTAAGTCAAAACTTGTAGCATTAGTCGGTAATTCAAATGAAGATTTTTATCCAAGTGCTAATGGAGAAAATGCTTCTGAAAGTTCAATTGTTGGAAACTTAAATGCCCAAATTTCTAGTTTAAAAGGCACAATTAGAGAAAAAGAAGCTAAAATTTCACGCCTTGAAAAAGACTTAAAAACTTTAAAACAAGATTATGAAAGTTTAAAACTGAAACTCAAAAATGTTGAAAAAGAAAACGTCCGGCTTTTAAATGAAATTGAAAACATTATTGCAATTAATAAACAAAAGATGGATAAATTAAATTTAGAAATTTCTCATTTACAAGGTGAAAACGAAAAGAAAATGAATATTATCAAAGAAAAAGAAACTCAAATTATTTCTCTAAATAGCAACATTTCTAATTTAAAATCAAAAATTGTGCAGCATGAAAATACAATTAAAGAAAATGAGGCTAAAATTTCTAATTTAAATTCAGAACTTAAGTTAAATAAAGAAATGTTAGTGAATTTCTTTATGGACTATCGAAGCACAATTAATGAATTACTTTTTGAAATAGATAAATTAAAAGATAGCAATAATAATTTTGTAAATAGTCTCTTTGCTAATATTAATGAAAATCTAGATCCAAACAATCCAGATTTAGCAGAAATTAGTAAGTATTCATTACCAAAAGATACATATTTAACCTTAATAAATGGTGAAAAAATCATTATCGATGAAAGTAAAGAATTATTAATTTCTTCAAGCTATGCAGCTTGAAATAGTTTAGATTTTGAAGATAAAGCTCTTCTTGATAAGTTTTTAAATTCTGAAAGCAAGGAATATAAAGAAACCTTAATCTCTGAACTAAATAGCAATAATTCACACTTTAAAAAGCATCTTAAACTTGTTAGCTTAATAAAAAACGCAATAATAAATAACACAAAAGTCTTAAATGAAAGCTTAACAAAGGTAATAGAGTTAAATAATCAAAGAGATGAAAAATTAAGAAAATACTTAAATGGTTTAATCAATAAAATTGAAGAATTAACGGGTGAAAAATACCATCCAACTCGTGATTTTGGTGTTAATGGTGAAAATGCAGAAGGAGGATTAGTTTATAAATTAAGAAGTGAGATAGTTAATTTAGAAAACATTATTGCTATTAATAAAAGCAAATTAAACGAGTATGTTGGTAGTTCAGAAACAAACTTTATCGCTGGTGAAAATGGAGAAAATGCACTTGAAAATTCTTTAGTTTATAAATTAAGACAACAAATCGAAGATAAAACTAATTTATTAAATAGCAAAGAAAGCGAGCTTTTAAACAAAAATAGTGAGCTGAAAAATAAAGCATTAGATATAAAAAGATTAGAAAAAGAAAAAGTTAGTTTAATTAGCGAAATATCAGCTAATAAAGCTGAAATTAGGCAGTTAAAAGATGTTAAAAAACAAAATGAAAAGAATATAAATGAACTTAAATCGAAAAATATTTTACTAGAAAAAGCAGGTGTTGAAAAAGATGAAAGTGTTAGAAAACTCAATCAATTATTAGCAGCTTATCTTAGTGAAATTTCTGATTTAAAAACCAAATTAAAACAGGCTAATAACAATAATGATGAAGCGCAATCAACGATTTTAGAAATGAAAAGAAAACTTAAAAAGTTAACCGGAAGTGATGATCCTGCTTTTGATGTTGGAATTAGCGGCGAAAATGCACTTGAAGGTTCATTAATTGATAAGCTAAATAAAATAATTAAAAGTAAAGAACTTTCAATTGCCAGATTGGAAAATGAATTAGAAATTGAGAAAACAAAAAGCATTGAGCTTGAAAAAATGTGGAATAAATTAAATGTAAGAGAAATTTCTAATTCATCACTTCTTTCTTCGACAAGAACCACTTTTTATCCTGAAGGGCATATATGACAAGGGATGGTAAAAAATAGATATAATACACATTTTAAAAGAATTCTTCATGGTTTTGATTCAATTGATAGTGATGCTCTTGCTTTTGATATGTATTTCAGTAAAGATGGTCAATGAAATATGAGCAAAATCTTGAGAGCATATAAAGAAAAAGATAAAACTCTTAATCCACCAACTTATTTTGCTGAATTTGTGCTTAAAAAAGATGGGTTTAAAACCAAAGCAGATATAGATCAAGAAATTGCATTATTAGAACGGAGAAAATTTGAACTATTAGAAGGGATTCAAGATCTAGAATTAGAATATTCTGATGAAGATGATATTGAGAGACTAAGAACTGAACTTAGAGAAGTAGAAAGTAAAATTGATAGAACAATTGATAAGTACTTAATTAATAGAACTGATTTTGCTTTTGGAAGCGAACTAACTGGACAAGAGCGCTTTACATTATTATTTGCAGGGATCGAACATAAAAATATTACTCTTAGCGAAATTGAAAATAACATAAGATCGTTTAATCAAGATACAAGTAATCAATTTATAAAAACTTATCGCGTAAAACAACTTGTTGCAAGTGAAAAAAGTTCCACTTTCCACTTTAGAGAAAGTGAAATTGAAATTAAATGACAACCAATTATCAAAGTTTCTAGAGATGAAAGAAAAATTATCTTTAAAACTTATGCATTGCCTCTTTATATTACAAATAGAGCAGGAAATGATAAACCTACTTCATTTACCTTATCATTATTTGAAAGAAAACCGATGCCAGATATAGAATATATCTTTGCAGACTCATGATATGAAGCTACTCATGATAGAAAAGTACCTACCACAGTTCCAAAAAGATATTTAGTTTATGATGATGATGATAGTGGAGATTCTTGAGGAAGCACCGCTGATCCAAAATGAGAAGAAAAATATGAATGAGACTTAAATTCTTTTGCTTTACGAAATATGGGAAATGTTTACTTATATGATGCAATCACTGTCCCAAAAGACTTTAACTCAATGAGTGAGCACATTCCTACTTCGATGGTTCTTCAACTTAAATAATGCTTAAAAATAAGAAAAACTTGCCTAGAAAGGGCAAGTTTGATTTTTTTACTTATTAGATTTTTTCAAGTTTCATGAATGTGTGAGAAATTGAAGCTTCTGGTCTTAAATCTTTAAGTTTTTTGTATTGTGAATCACCTGTTGCAGCAACAATTAAATGAGTATCAAGATTTTCTTCTCTCATTTTTCTTAAGTTAACTGACATAATTTTTTCACCAGCTAAAACTTTTGAGTTTAATGGTAAAGCATCTTCAAAACCAATTCCGTTAAGTTTATAGCTATCTAAACCAATTAATACAACGATTTCAGCACCAAAGTCACCTTTTAAAATGAATTGGTTTTTGTTAGCTGGAAGCATTGTTATTGTTCCGTCAAAAGGAGCAACGATGTTTATAAATCCATTAACATCTTCGCCTTCCATAATGATCGCAGCACCTTCACCAACCATTCCTTCTGAAAATACACCATCGTTTAATTCTTTAAGAGTAATTACTTTTCCACTTGTAGGAGCTTTAACTCTTCTAAGGTTAGGAATTTCTGCTTCTTCTTCCTCTTTTTTAGATTGTTCTACTACTTGTGCAATTTTTTGATGTCTGTTTTTTTTCATTTCTTTTTCGTATTCAGCTTTTAATGTTGGCACTGAGTCTTTAACTAATTTGTTAAATTCTTCAACACCTACACCGTAAACGATTTGAACGTGGTTTTGACCTTCGAAGTAAATTACATATTTGAACCCAAGATTAATAAGTTCATCTTTGTTAATTAATGACATATCTTTAACGTCATATCTTAAACGAGAAACACAGTTGTTGTATGCTAAAACGTTGTTGATTCCACCAAGAGCATCGATTAATTTTCTTACGTTAGCTGGAACTTCTACTTTGTTTTTTCTACAAAATAATTTTTTAAAGAATTCCATTTTCGCCTCCCTAATGAGTTTATAGTTATTAAATTTTATTAAAATTTAATTTTTAAAATCTTAATTCAACTTTAAATTTAAAAAAATTGTGGAATTTTTGCACAAATTTATTTGGTTGAATAAGTACCTAAAATATCAGCTTTTTTAACAATAAAACTATCTAGATTCTTAGGTAAGTTTTCGTAAATTGTTTTAGTGTTGTTCTTTTTAGCTTTTAAAGTAATGTTAATGCAATCAAATAAAATATCTGTTTTATCAATCTTGCTCGCAATTTGACCGCCAATAACAATTAATTGAATTTTAAGGTTGTCAATTAAATTCAAAATCGGCTTATCAATGGTATTAACATAAATTGAAGTTGGGATTTTATTTTCTAAATTTTCAGCAATAATTGTTTTTAATTGATCATAGTTAAAGACTGAATCGTAAGCGTACACAAGACATGAAGGTGATTTTTCATTGTGTGTGAATTGATCGTGAATAAATACTTCTTGAGATACTTTAAAAAGTGTTTTTTTAGAAACATTTGGTAATTTATTTTGGATATAAGTATATCAAGCTAATTCAAATCGAAAATTTAAGTAAGGAATGTTTTTAAAGAATTTCTCTAAACTTGGATCAAAATCTTTAGTAATGATTTTAGCAATTTGAATATCCGAAGCATTTTGTGAGTTGTAATTGATAACATTTTCAACAACAATTCCAAATTCATTCGAAGTATTTTTGCGAATGTAAGTTACATATGAATCAAGGAAATTTTTATATCGATCACTTTCAATGAAACTTTTATCCATATTGATGTAGCTTTCATAATTGCTACGGTCATTTAAAATGTTAAAAATAGAGTAATTAATTAAGTTGGAAATGTTGTTTAAATCTTGGTTTGCTGAGATTTTTCCATATTCAAAAATAGTAGCTGCAATAAATAATTTAGAAGAGACAAATGATTTGTTAATTTGGGCAATAATGTTTGAAAAATGTGTATAGTAGCCTTTGCTTTGTCTTTTCTTAGGTATCACGACAAATAAAGAATCACGGTTATAAAAGAACTTGTGTTTTTTCTCGTTTATGGCAAGCATATTGTAGATACTTGAAATATCTTCGGCAGCAATTTGGTTAATAAAATAATAAGGTTTGAGTGCAAAAGCAAGCACGTAATTACTTTCAGAATTGGTTTTGAGTTCTTGCAGGTTATTTTTAAAATAAGGGAGCACAATTCGATTGTCAAAAACTTTTTTACGGTTTCATTTAATTGAACAAATGTAATTTCCATTACCCACGTTATTAATGGTTAAAAAGTAAGGCTCATGTTTTTTTAATGTTGTATCAAGTCTGATAACAATTCGTTCAAATAAAGTTAAATTTTTGCTATTGTAAAAATTGTTATTAAATTCGATTTCAAGCTCTTTTTGATCCTTTGGATTGTCGATGTATTCGCTAATGATATCCTTAGTTTTTTTATCAAAGAACTTGTAAAATTCACTAAGTTCAATGTATGAATATTGGTTGAATTTAGTTTTCTTGCTATCAAAAATAATTGAGAAAAAATGATACTTTGCACTTAATCTTAACGCCCTTTTGTTGATGTTGTCAATTTTAAAAAGAATGATTCCAGATGAAGAACGCAAGTAAAAGAAAAATAAGGTAGCTATGAAAATAGATACCATTATTAAGAATGCAAAAATCGAAAGCAAAATAATTAAAAGCATTAGTTTGAGATCACTTTAATTGAAGGGTGTTCCTTATTAAGTGTTCTTTCCTTTCCGTCTTTAATAAATGAAACAACTATATCTTGTCCAATTACTTCAAGAACTTCACCTTCACCAAATGCAATATGGCTAATGATGTCTCCTTTAATAATTTTGCTATTTTGAACTGTTTTTGATGAACTATCATCATCTTTGTTTTTAAAATCTGTATATAAAATGGTTTTGTTAATATCAATACCCATTTCTTCAATGAAACGAGAAGGTTTTTTATCTTCGTTTGTAGTAATTAATTTTCCCCTACTATCACTAATGAAAAGTTGTTTTTTAGCTCTTGTAACGGCCACATAAGCTAATCTTCTTTCTTCTTCAATTAGATCATCTTCAGCATTATTAAGTGGGCTAAATTCACTAAGGCCTTCTTCGTGAATAATTGATTTTGAAGTTGGGAAAATTCCTTCAGTAAGACCTACTAAAAAGACATTGTCAAATTCAAGACCTTTAGAAGCATGAATCGTCATAAGTGAAACGTAATTGTTAATGCTATCACTATCATCAGTAACTGATAAAAGAGACACCATATTAAGGTAATCTTGAACTCCCTTACCTTTGTTATTTTTCTCTCAGTTATCAATTGAGTTAATCAATTCTCTAACGTTATCAGCAGCTGATCCACGAAGGTTTTTGTTATTTTC is part of the Mycoplasmopsis gallinacea genome and harbors:
- a CDS encoding YcsE-related riboflavin metabolism phosphatase, with the translated sequence MKKIKDIVKIAAFDVDGTLLPNGHMRFSNNIRKMFQELREHKIVSVLATAREFATIGDFLEQLNPDYFIGANGTFIWDVQNKEFVYKKTLIKDEVIQLYRLIQDDVRGFSITDFNKVYKSPNVNLNSWFIRPFKDNYHDFDKEVLGTDDLYVITLNTEHPNEVSEKINKIIQENNFQMEVSAIWSKGIFVGPIAINKSNALSYLTNKLGLSLDNLIAFGDSENDYEMLKDAFYGVAMECAKQPIKEVAKDIALDCEYDGTYLKLKELEII
- a CDS encoding pseudouridine synthase family protein; the encoded protein is MFYKYYKKSGVYTNSEVRKLGRSLGAKKVGHSGILDPLAQGLVLVATDADTRLLEFINFKNKKYVAKCKFGYFSDTLDTDAEQIHKLENPVLITKENLLIALEKIKQLKEQLPPKYSAKKINGVRAYVYARENKEVELKMQKIEILNASLIEFDDQKQEATFAFDVSEGTYIRSLLRDIAALCKTEMVMSYLKRDAVGLVKLEKLEPAQYSEISYDLIFDLNNFVLNEKQVLDLSFGREIKAFSTNMKNLEKVLLINKSTSLICAVGEFKNGKIYPKKVFPERLLWKK
- a CDS encoding coiled-coil domain-containing protein — translated: MNNGGGKQKMLIKNENSSFLFGKRDETTNKKRKRNLLWALLGVSVISLLITPFVVTHCANVEEIKNNEKKIETLNWQVAKRKNEINLLKNDLDHKNRQIETLSANIATEREKLITAKSKLVALVGNSNEDFYPSANGENASESSIVGNLNAQISSLKGTIREKEAKISRLEKDLKTLKQDYESLKLKLKNVEKENVRLLNEIENIIAINKQKMDKLNLEISHLQGENEKKMNIIKEKETQIISLNSNISNLKSKIVQHENTIKENEAKISNLNSELKLNKEMLVNFFMDYRSTINELLFEIDKLKDSNNNFVNSLFANINENLDPNNPDLAEISKYSLPKDTYLTLINGEKIIIDESKELLISSSYAAWNSLDFEDKALLDKFLNSESKEYKETLISELNSNNSHFKKHLKLVSLIKNAIINNTKVLNESLTKVIELNNQRDEKLRKYLNGLINKIEELTGEKYHPTRDFGVNGENAEGGLVYKLRSEIVNLENIIAINKSKLNEYVGSSETNFIAGENGENALENSLVYKLRQQIEDKTNLLNSKESELLNKNSELKNKALDIKRLEKEKVSLISEISANKAEIRQLKDVKKQNEKNINELKSKNILLEKAGVEKDESVRKLNQLLAAYLSEISDLKTKLKQANNNNDEAQSTILEMKRKLKKLTGSDDPAFDVGISGENALEGSLIDKLNKIIKSKELSIARLENELEIEKTKSIELEKMWNKLNVREISNSSLLSSTRTTFYPEGHIWQGMVKNRYNTHFKRILHGFDSIDSDALAFDMYFSKDGQWNMSKILRAYKEKDKTLNPPTYFAEFVLKKDGFKTKADIDQEIALLERRKFELLEGIQDLELEYSDEDDIERLRTELREVESKIDRTIDKYLINRTDFAFGSELTGQERFTLLFAGIEHKNITLSEIENNIRSFNQDTSNQFIKTYRVKQLVASEKSSTFHFRESEIEIKWQPIIKVSRDERKIIFKTYALPLYITNRAGNDKPTSFTLSLFERKPMPDIEYIFADSWYEATHDRKVPTTVPKRYLVYDDDDSGDSWGSTADPKWEEKYEWDLNSFALRNMGNVYLYDAITVPKDFNSMSEHIPTSMVLQLK
- a CDS encoding PTS glucose transporter subunit IIA — encoded protein: MEFFKKLFCRKNKVEVPANVRKLIDALGGINNVLAYNNCVSRLRYDVKDMSLINKDELINLGFKYVIYFEGQNHVQIVYGVGVEEFNKLVKDSVPTLKAEYEKEMKKNRHQKIAQVVEQSKKEEEEAEIPNLRRVKAPTSGKVITLKELNDGVFSEGMVGEGAAIIMEGEDVNGFINIVAPFDGTITMLPANKNQFILKGDFGAEIVVLIGLDSYKLNGIGFEDALPLNSKVLAGEKIMSVNLRKMREENLDTHLIVAATGDSQYKKLKDLRPEASISHTFMKLEKI
- a CDS encoding MHO_4530 family protein — its product is MLLIILLSIFAFLIMVSIFIATLFFFYLRSSSGIILFKIDNINKRALRLSAKYHFFSIIFDSKKTKFNQYSYIELSEFYKFFDKKTKDIISEYIDNPKDQKELEIEFNNNFYNSKNLTLFERIVIRLDTTLKKHEPYFLTINNVGNGNYICSIKWNRKKVFDNRIVLPYFKNNLQELKTNSESNYVLAFALKPYYFINQIAAEDISSIYNMLAINEKKHKFFYNRDSLFVVIPKKRQSKGYYTHFSNIIAQINKSFVSSKLFIAATIFEYGKISANQDLNNISNLINYSIFNILNDRSNYESYINMDKSFIESDRYKNFLDSYVTYIRKNTSNEFGIVVENVINYNSQNASDIQIAKIITKDFDPSLEKFFKNIPYLNFRFELAWYTYIQNKLPNVSKKTLFKVSQEVFIHDQFTHNEKSPSCLVYAYDSVFNYDQLKTIIAENLENKIPTSIYVNTIDKPILNLIDNLKIQLIVIGGQIASKIDKTDILFDCINITLKAKKNNTKTIYENLPKNLDSFIVKKADILGTYSTK